The stretch of DNA tAGTCATCAGACTTTTACAAAATAGGAGAATCTTTagcatttcaaaaaattaaataaatggtttctatttttttggaaatgCAATTTACTTTAATAATCAAATAGGTTATCGAagtgataattaaatatatttttggattttattagttgattaaatctttcatttttaaaaactaaaagaaaaaaacatagcctcatatattttaatgacatctttatgtaaataataatgacttAATGAGAAGTGAAAGCATTTATTAAAAAGGTACAGAAGCTCTGTGAGTGCGACATCTCAGCTTTTTGatgagaatgcttctctattaatatataaaggatgTTCGGGATAGTCAGACCGCTTGTATTTTTGACTACTAGATAAAGTAACTGGACCGAAGCCCAACTGACAGACATCCTAACAAGATGTTGTTAACAGCAGAAAGGAGGCTCGAACTTGGGATGTAGGAGTTTCACCCTCTCCTCATTTTTCTCTTGATGCGGGATATGATCCCCGTCTACCATAGAGCTCCAACTAGATTTCGAAAATCCGATTTCTCACTCTCTTAATCTTGCCATAGACTTCCAATCACTTCTCAATTGAACCTAGAAAATCAACATCATTTTTCCTCTCGTCAAACCAATTTCTCCGTCCATTCATATTGTCTCATTCTATCTTGAGCGTTAAAAGACTATTAAAAACCTTTGTCATTAGAAGGCAAACTTAGAAAGGTGCCCGAGAAGAGAAAAATGAATTGTCAATGAAACACATGCATGAACTTAACTTGATTCACTCTCAAGTGGTTAATCACTGTTATTATACAATCATCAACAATCCAACGTAGgccatgttctttttttgttttttttgttaaagggtattCAATATTATAGATAAATGGGCTATTTCCGGATTTATGCCCATTTACAATATCCCCTTAGGGCCTAAACCACAGACAACAAACcaagtaaaaccaaaaattaaaattgactCGGGTTTAATTAATGACGAACCGAAATCAAACCGGTCATCTGTAACCATAATCCCAAACTGTAGAACACAGGTTGAGCCGCCGCCCATGAGATTGCGGATGCTCATCGGATTAGGACCTCCGGTGAGCCTGGGCGACACGAGtcaaacggagatggtgatccaagatccgttgccatcccgccaccgtagagcagctttgaggaggaagaagagatccgAGCTTTGCATGTCGACGAGATTCAGGCTCATATGTGAGAGAAGACAGGCGGTAGGGAGTAGATCTGAGAAccttcgacggtggcttagctccTCCTAGCCGGAGACGACCTCCCCCATCGAACAACGACCGTGAAAAGCCTCCAGAATCTCTAGTCTTCGGATCTAACCACCTACCTCTCTCGATCCTTGCCGTGAATCTCCCTCTTCTACTCCACGTCGCATCACCGCCGATAGAGCTCTTTACCGTCGGTATGTCGCGGAAGCTTCTCCTTTCCGCTGCTCCCTTGATTTCGATCTGAAGCTTTACTTTGTTGATGCTGCAGTTTACGGATGAAGAACCATGGGCCTTGGGGCTCTCTTTGTTGCCGGAATCGACGGAGAACCCCCATCGACGGTGCAAGAGGTTGTggtcagaagaagaaagaatttgGGAGAAAAAATCGACGCGAGTGTTGGCCACGCGCGACGATTCTCTCTCGAAGATTCTTTTTTTCCAGAACGTAGGCCATGTTCTTTTGTTGATCACTATCCCAACGACTGTGACTGGAAACTAAAGTAGGAAAAACTGACAAACAACACAGTTTTTCAAAAAGTCAGTCGCTGATAGTTTTGGACATGAAAACatgtattaattttataatcgCTAGTTATTGTAACGATCCCTCCGTCGATGTATTACGCCTGAACTTTTTCTAGTGGCAACTCCATATTTTTCAGCGTCACCTTGATTAATGTCCTTTATTGTCGTTTTTTTTACAGCTCCTACATCCACTGTCGTTTGCACAATCGCAGTCGCTAACAAAAGAACATGTTCTATCGAagtttcaatacaaaaaaaataagttccCGCTGACTAGTGAGATAGAGAACGTCCCCGTAGCTAAGTAATGGGCCCAAGGGGTAACTTTATTATTCGTTGATGGGCTTACATAAATCTCAAATCTGAAGATTTACTAAAGCCCAATAAATAGAAggtaaaactcaaaaaaaatcaactaatatcctaaaaaagaaaaaaaaattaccgtAAATTTCGCAacgaatcaaagaaaaagaagtgaaaaagtttattttttaaataaaaatcactgTTCATGGATCCCACGTGATCAGACAGCTCAAATTCCGATCTCGTAACGACGTCGAATAAGACAATTTCGGTTTTGTCTCTAAAACCTGGGTcccacgtttttttttttcatccccCCCTCgatcttaagaaaataaaattccataaagaaaaaaaaaaaaaaaaaaaaaaaaaaaaaaaaNAAGAAAATTATCGCACAAGATTCCAGCTAGCTTAGTAGTAGTGGtggtttcttcatctttttctcaatcacactttcttcttctccattctcctctttctctctctctctctctctctttctcccactTGTGTGAAGAAGCTCAACAacgaaccctaaaaaaaaaaaaatatgattcttgtttaattttttttttcttacctatTACAATTTGCTTATttctgaagcaaaaaaaaaatccttagggttagaaattgaaaaatgccattgaagaagaagaagatgacgaaagAAGTAGTTGATGATTGTTGTTTATTCGCTGAAGAATACGATGGTCCACCATTATCATACAACATACCTTGCGCTGTTCCAATTAACGTCGAGAAAATCCCCGTCGCCGCCGTTGTTTCTCCGGTTTGTATCTCCGACGACATGTCTTTCCCTGTGATTCAACCGATTTTGCCtcttgataataataataacaatagcAAGAATTTTCTTAGAGATTCGGTTTCTCCTACCTCTGTTATTATAGCTAACTGTGGTGGAGGATCTAGTGACCTTGGATTGGTTTCTGATTCCGTCACTGTTTCTCCTACTTCTGTGattgaagaggaagacgaagaagaaggttgTGGGGATGGTGATGGTAGTAGTTTTGATCAGTCTAGGGTTAGTAGTGGTTCAGTGAAAGAAGAGAGCTTAGATTTGAATGAATCCTCGAATGCTTTGGTGGTACCTGATTGGGAATCTAATGATTCGGTTATGAGTATGGACTATCCTTCTTCTCGTGTTACTGGGGATTGTGTTAGTGAAACTGGTAAGAAGCAACCAGTTGTTACTTTCTTAGGTATTGCTTCTGATGATGGATTTGAAGAAGAGGATTCTTCTAGTAATAACCACCAGAAGAGGATTCGTGTTATCCCTGTTAAGAAACAGCCTCAAACCAAAGGGAAGAAAGGTTCTTGTTATCGGTGTTTTAAAGGAAGCCGGTTTACTGACAAGGAAGTTTGTCTTGTTTGTGATGCAAAGTATTGTAGCAGCTGCGTGCTTCGAGCTATGGGTTCTATGCCTGAAGGTAGGAAATGCGTTACTTGTATCGGGTTTCCTATTGATGAATCGAAGCGAGGGAGTTTAGGGAAATGTTCTAGGATGCTTAAGAGGCTGCTTAATGATTTGGAAGTTAAACAGATTATGAAGACTGAGAGGTTTTGTGAAGCTAATCAGTTACCGGCTGAGTATGTGTTTGTTAATGGACAGCCTCTTTACCCTGAAGAGCTGGTTACACTTCAGACTTGCTCTAACCCTCCGAAGAAGCTGAAACCTGGTGACTATTGGTATGATAAAGTGTCTGGACTTTGGGGAAAGgtgaataataatatttactgtccttttttgagttttgtgtctTAGAGTGTGTCAAAAACGTTTATATGTATTGTGTTGGGATTCCACAGGAAGGAGAGAAGCCTTATCAGATAATTAGTCCCCATCTGAATGTTGGAGGTCCGATTAGTCCGGAAGCTAGCAACGGAAACACTCAAGTTTTCATTAACGGCCGCGAGATTACGAAAGTAGAGCTACGAATGCTGCAggttttgaaacaatttttggATTATacaattcttgatttaaagaGATTTTGGATGTCGTTCGTTGATGATTTAACTTGTTTATTTCTGTATTACAGTTGGCAGGAGTTCAATGTGCGGGTAACCCTCATTTTTGGGTTAACGAGGATGGATCGTATCAAGAAGAAGGACAGAAGAATACCAAGGGATACATATGGGGCAAGGTTCGTTGTTTTGCATAAAAATCTATTTTCCATTGAGTCTTGAATTTGTGTATTCCTATTTGATTGAAGTTTACGAACTTGTGCTGCTTTTCAGGCTGGGACGAAGTTACTTTGTGCTGTATTGTCACTTCCTGTTCCATCCAAATCTACTGCGAATGCTTCTGGGGAACAACTTCATAGCGCAAATAGCAGAAGCATTCTGGACCATCTTGAGCATAGGACTTTGCAAAAGATTCTGTTGGTTGGAAACAGAGGTTCTGGAACTAGCACGATATTCAAGCAGGTATCATATCTGTTTGTTATATGTCGCACTGCTTATTAGCTTATGCCCCAAAATCTACAATATAACTGAATGACTTTATCGTTCAGGCAAAGATCCTTTATAAGGACGTACCATTCTTGGAAGATGAGCGTGAAAATATAAAGGTTATTATCCAGACCAATGTGTATGGTTATCTCGGTATGCTTCTTGAGGGCCGGGAGCGGTTCGAAGAAGAAGCTCTTGCTGTCCAGAGTATGAAGCAGTGTGTCATTGAAGATATTCCTGCTGCTGCGGATGAAGGTGAATAGATTTCACACTCCTACTTTTTTTGCTTAGTGGCAGGACCTGAAATTTGTTATGGACAATCatgaatttatatatgttacccATTTGAGTCTTAACTTGGTTTATGTTATGAGCAGGAGAGGCtaaaagcaacaacaaaactgTGTACTCCATTGGCCCAAGGCTTAAAGCATTTTCTGATTGGCTATTGAAGACTATGGCTGCTGGAAATCTTGGGGTCATTTTCCCTGCAGCTTCTCGTGAGTATGCCCCACTGGTTGAAGAGTTATGGAGGGATGCAGCGATCCAAGCTACATACAAGCGAAGAAGTGAGCTAGGACTCCTTCCCAGTGTCGCTAGTTACTTTTTGGAACGGGTAAATAAGTGTTTCACTATTTCTTTTGCACTCAATATTCCGTTGGATATTTGGTTACTGGGAAGTGGAACTATGAGTTTATTAGTTTCCTAAGAAGCTGTTTTCACGTTCTTCAGGCTATTGACGTATTGACACCAGACTACGAGCCATCGGATTTGGATATATTATATGCTGAAGGAGTCACTTCGTCCAGTGGTCTAGCTTGTCTCGATTTCTCATTTCCACAGACTGCATCTGAAGAGAATCTTGATCCGTCCGATCACAATGATTCTTTGCTCAGGTAAGTATTATCTGATCccctttttgtgtgtttgtaacATTCAAGTTAGTTCGAACATGTTTGAAGacattttattgtgtttttttcagGTACCAGTTAATAAGAGTACCCTCGAGAGGCCTCGGTGAAAACTGCAAGTGGATTGATATGTTTGAAGATGTTGGGAtggttgtgtttgttgtttccATGAGTGACTACGACCAGTGTTCAGAAGATGGAACCAACAAGATGCTACTCACCAAAAAGCTCTTTGAAAGCATTATCACTCATCCCATCTTTGAGCACATGGACTTCCTCTTGATACTCAACAAGTACGATCTCTTGGAAGAAAAATTGGAACGAGTTCCTTTGTCACGCTGCGAGTGGTTCCAAGACTTCAATCCCGTGGTCAGTCGTCACCGTGGTTCCAACAACGGTAACCCCACTTTGGGCCAGCTTGCGTTCCACTACATGGCGGTTCAGTTCAAGCGGTTTTACTCTTCCTTGACTGGGAAAAAGCTGTTTGTTTCTTCGAGCAAGAGTTTGGACCCGAACAGTGTTGATTCATCGCTCAAGTTTGCTATGGAGATTCTGAAATGGAGCGAGGAGAGAACGAACATCTGCTTGAGTGACTACTCTATGTACAGCACTGAGCCGAGTTCCTTCTCAAATTGATATTTTCACGTTCTACAAAGGAGTCTAATGTAAATGGTAACTACTTTCTTGTGTATAGATTGCCACGTAGGGTTTTAACAAAGTACTCACTCACGCTTCAATTTACAGACAAATCTCTGTGTACTATAAACAGTTACAATTTAACTGATCTTTATCCTTTATGTTACAATTGAGTTTTGTCGAAAATGTATCTAACTTGCTCTTCTGCACTCAACAAGACGTTCTTCACAATCCAACCTTGTTCTTGCATTTGTTTGTTCAGTGTGATAGAATCATCTCGTGCAGCAAGCTTACTCTCTCCTGTGAGTAAGGACCAATCCTGTGGCGTCAAGTCTGAAGATGTGTCTCTTCTCTTGATTCTATTGTTTCCAAGGGATTTACGGATGTAACATGTCTGAACATACCAACCAGAAAGTGTAATCAGATCAAGATGTATATGAatttatactaaaataaaattgatgaaaCTTAGTAGAGTCCTTTACCTGTAACAAACTCGTGATAATGTCCACACTGTTGGCTCCTTCACGCAAGCAAATGACAATTCCCaactaaacattttacaaatggCGAAGATCAAAC from Camelina sativa cultivar DH55 chromosome 9, Cs, whole genome shotgun sequence encodes:
- the LOC104713789 gene encoding extra-large guanine nucleotide-binding protein 1, whose protein sequence is MPLKKKKMTKEVVDDCCLFAEEYDGPPLSYNIPCAVPINVEKIPVAAVVSPVCISDDMSFPVIQPILPLDNNNNNSKNFLRDSVSPTSVIIANCGGGSSDLGLVSDSVTVSPTSVIEEEDEEEGCGDGDGSSFDQSRVSSGSVKEESLDLNESSNALVVPDWESNDSVMSMDYPSSRVTGDCVSETGKKQPVVTFLGIASDDGFEEEDSSSNNHQKRIRVIPVKKQPQTKGKKGSCYRCFKGSRFTDKEVCLVCDAKYCSSCVLRAMGSMPEGRKCVTCIGFPIDESKRGSLGKCSRMLKRLLNDLEVKQIMKTERFCEANQLPAEYVFVNGQPLYPEELVTLQTCSNPPKKLKPGDYWYDKVSGLWGKEGEKPYQIISPHLNVGGPISPEASNGNTQVFINGREITKVELRMLQLAGVQCAGNPHFWVNEDGSYQEEGQKNTKGYIWGKAGTKLLCAVLSLPVPSKSTANASGEQLHSANSRSILDHLEHRTLQKILLVGNRGSGTSTIFKQAKILYKDVPFLEDERENIKVIIQTNVYGYLGMLLEGRERFEEEALAVQSMKQCVIEDIPAAADEGEAKSNNKTVYSIGPRLKAFSDWLLKTMAAGNLGVIFPAASREYAPLVEELWRDAAIQATYKRRSELGLLPSVASYFLERAIDVLTPDYEPSDLDILYAEGVTSSSGLACLDFSFPQTASEENLDPSDHNDSLLRYQLIRVPSRGLGENCKWIDMFEDVGMVVFVVSMSDYDQCSEDGTNKMLLTKKLFESIITHPIFEHMDFLLILNKYDLLEEKLERVPLSRCEWFQDFNPVVSRHRGSNNGNPTLGQLAFHYMAVQFKRFYSSLTGKKLFVSSSKSLDPNSVDSSLKFAMEILKWSEERTNICLSDYSMYSTEPSSFSN